A genome region from Alkalimarinus coralli includes the following:
- a CDS encoding Yip1 family protein → MSLGHTVGLLTHPDQEWEAIREEHESVSKLYLSHVFILAFLPAAAAYYGTTQVGWQVGGSEVVKLTSGSALQLCALFYLATLAGIYMIGRAIDFFAVTYGVGEHEHNGVILAAYTATPMLIMGIVAVYPVLWVNMLAGVAAVAYSVYLLYEGLPILMKIPEERGFMFATSVLTVGLVMLVGLLAISVVVWSIGVGPVYVS, encoded by the coding sequence ATGAGCTTAGGACATACTGTTGGGCTATTGACCCATCCAGATCAAGAGTGGGAAGCAATCCGTGAAGAGCATGAGTCTGTCAGTAAACTCTACCTCTCACATGTATTTATTTTAGCATTTCTCCCTGCTGCGGCAGCCTATTACGGCACCACTCAGGTAGGCTGGCAAGTCGGTGGAAGTGAGGTCGTGAAGCTCACTTCGGGAAGTGCGCTACAGCTCTGTGCGCTGTTTTATCTGGCAACCCTTGCAGGCATTTATATGATCGGTCGTGCAATTGACTTTTTTGCGGTGACTTACGGCGTAGGAGAGCATGAGCACAATGGCGTTATTCTCGCGGCATATACCGCGACACCCATGCTGATTATGGGGATTGTAGCCGTTTATCCGGTGCTGTGGGTTAATATGCTGGCCGGTGTTGCGGCGGTGGCCTATTCGGTTTATCTCTTGTATGAGGGGTTGCCTATTCTGATGAAGATTCCCGAAGAGCGCGGGTTTATGTTCGCAACCTCTGTGCTCACTGTGGGCTTGGTAATGCTGGTTGGGCTACTGGCGATTAGTGTTGTTGTCTGGAGTATCGGTGTTGGCCCGGTATATGTGAGCTGA
- a CDS encoding esterase-like activity of phytase family protein, with amino-acid sequence MRYLLNILFSVILLPQASADELALEQYWELAGFDNLQPSGLSFCGNDLVMVSDRHNHRIFTIPLLNAPSTQIKTYRQMNLLNALPDDSRWQEQLADWGLKWTDKRFDWEGVHCDSHYSLFLASESLSAVAKIDLKGNANWVTPGLFSEIQQQGFATRLNTGFEGITVHSDDITIALEREPRGLLRVKGEVPLTIIDKLKVIKNEGVISPLNADFTGLWLEHGPNDQPPKLYTLERNFFRVCRRNYEHWGAEACWSYHATERSPEFRFENSHYGLAEGIARLGNSIYIILDNNGEPRLKSGKNAPLLFKFKRPDNW; translated from the coding sequence ATGCGCTATCTACTTAATATTTTGTTTTCCGTTATATTGCTGCCTCAGGCTTCTGCCGATGAGTTAGCACTTGAGCAATACTGGGAGCTAGCCGGTTTCGACAATTTGCAGCCGTCTGGGCTTTCATTCTGCGGGAATGATCTGGTAATGGTGTCAGATCGCCATAACCACCGCATTTTTACCATTCCATTGCTGAACGCCCCATCAACTCAAATCAAAACCTACCGACAAATGAATTTGCTCAATGCGCTACCCGATGACTCAAGATGGCAGGAGCAGCTGGCGGATTGGGGTCTCAAATGGACGGATAAGCGTTTTGACTGGGAAGGCGTTCACTGTGACAGCCATTACTCGCTTTTTCTCGCCAGCGAATCACTCTCTGCGGTCGCCAAAATTGACCTTAAAGGCAACGCCAACTGGGTAACACCGGGCCTTTTTAGTGAAATACAGCAACAAGGCTTCGCAACTAGACTAAATACCGGTTTTGAGGGCATTACAGTCCATTCAGATGACATAACGATAGCACTGGAACGTGAGCCCAGAGGGCTATTGCGGGTCAAAGGAGAAGTACCACTAACAATTATTGATAAACTTAAAGTGATAAAAAATGAAGGCGTAATAAGCCCGCTAAATGCCGACTTTACCGGTTTATGGCTTGAGCATGGGCCAAACGACCAGCCTCCCAAACTGTATACGTTAGAACGTAACTTCTTCAGGGTCTGTCGCCGTAACTATGAGCATTGGGGAGCAGAAGCCTGCTGGAGCTACCATGCAACAGAAAGGTCGCCTGAATTCAGGTTCGAGAACAGTCACTATGGTTTGGCAGAGGGTATTGCACGTTTAGGGAATAGTATCTACATAATATTGGATAACAATGGCGAACCAAGGTTGAAGTCAGGTAAAAATGCACCGCTGCTATTTAAGTTCAAACGCCCTGATAACTGGTAG
- a CDS encoding response regulator, which yields MPENTSYSRPKARIVRVAYPLRATTCMIVLGIHLSLFFDVDNLLLWLFIISHTLVYPHLVYLFSTTRKHEQGVSLVDAALYGFCISLWSFNPLATTVFIGGTVMSSFASGGLKLLIRCLITLIAGAALGTVFVGVHYQETLPLAGTIVAAVGLIGYSLSLGVTVYKINTNLVKAQRKLSQQAEQMQETSELAYAVNAHLELDKIMDRVVQALSRLHPFEQVYITLLDDDQEHLSVIKSYGESLSPYEHAQFEGLTFSLTEDRNSIFVSPILENKPIYIKQVNADDVAKVGAPIDQRLYTVKPSESIIYFPLSVENKVIGGLGFVNYQTPLDINKEGIKRISNYLVQVGTAIRNSQLFEEAQRASDAALMAKQAAETSEAAKSHFLANMSHEIRTPMTAIIGYSESLRDDDLTADEKQHFVDTIIRSGKHLLTIINDILDLSKIEAHKLEVEHLVVPLVSLIRDLKAHISIKAEEKGLLFNISPIFPLPSFFVSDPTRVKQILFNLASNAVKFTRHGSVNILIRYEEESDTLYFEVKDTGIGLTPEQKKRVFEPFVQADSSTTRKYGGTGLGLYISKQLASLLNGELYVDSQPGLGSEFVLAIHPGNLSDATWFQNKIDLENEMRADEYAGEQIDKTKLEGKVLVAEDNLENQKLITHILKRMGVDITIVSNGIEALEKVAETEVDLILLDIQMPEMGGEEAAAQLKAQGCNIPIIALTANVMQHQLKRYRDIGFVNFIAKPFDRKYFYHVLKQYLPEKPYQLKGHVLIADDNPVNLKLLKRQVEKMSESIEVMAVEDGAQAIEQTSYHSFDLILLDMEMPIMGGIDALTTLRSGGNNAPVYMVTGNTSPEDVSYCTSMGATGHLAKPIDRQKLEQICSNHLRLN from the coding sequence ATGCCTGAAAACACTTCCTACTCCCGCCCTAAAGCGAGAATTGTCCGGGTCGCATACCCGCTGAGGGCAACTACTTGTATGATCGTGCTGGGCATACATCTGTCGCTGTTTTTTGATGTTGATAACCTGCTACTCTGGCTGTTTATCATAAGTCACACACTGGTCTACCCTCATCTGGTTTACCTATTTTCGACGACCAGAAAGCACGAACAGGGAGTCAGCCTGGTGGATGCAGCGCTATACGGGTTCTGTATTTCACTCTGGAGCTTTAACCCCTTGGCCACAACCGTTTTCATTGGTGGCACGGTCATGAGCAGCTTTGCGTCTGGCGGCCTTAAACTGCTGATCAGATGCCTGATAACCCTTATTGCCGGAGCCGCACTGGGAACAGTGTTCGTTGGCGTTCACTACCAGGAAACACTGCCACTGGCAGGAACCATCGTCGCGGCTGTTGGCCTTATCGGCTATAGCCTCTCGCTCGGTGTTACGGTCTATAAAATTAATACCAATTTAGTCAAAGCCCAGCGCAAGCTATCTCAGCAAGCAGAACAGATGCAGGAGACCAGTGAACTTGCTTATGCCGTTAACGCTCACCTTGAACTCGATAAAATCATGGATAGAGTGGTGCAGGCCTTAAGCCGACTGCACCCATTTGAGCAGGTCTACATCACCCTGCTGGATGATGATCAAGAGCACTTATCAGTCATAAAAAGCTATGGCGAGTCTCTCAGCCCCTATGAACATGCCCAGTTCGAAGGGCTGACCTTTTCGCTCACAGAAGATCGGAACAGCATTTTTGTGTCGCCGATATTGGAAAATAAACCGATTTATATCAAGCAAGTCAACGCAGATGATGTCGCTAAAGTCGGCGCGCCAATAGACCAGAGGCTGTACACCGTAAAACCATCAGAGAGTATTATTTATTTCCCTCTGTCGGTAGAGAATAAGGTGATCGGAGGCTTAGGGTTCGTCAACTACCAAACCCCTCTCGACATCAACAAAGAAGGGATAAAAAGAATATCGAATTATCTGGTGCAAGTCGGCACCGCAATCCGCAACTCGCAGCTATTTGAAGAGGCTCAGCGAGCCAGTGATGCAGCATTAATGGCAAAACAGGCAGCTGAGACCTCTGAAGCCGCTAAAAGCCATTTCCTGGCTAATATGAGTCATGAAATCAGAACACCGATGACCGCCATTATCGGTTACTCTGAATCGCTGCGTGATGATGACCTAACAGCAGACGAAAAGCAGCATTTTGTTGACACCATCATTCGAAGCGGCAAGCATCTTCTTACCATCATCAACGACATACTCGATCTCTCCAAAATTGAAGCGCACAAACTCGAAGTCGAACATTTAGTCGTACCGTTAGTCAGCTTGATTCGTGATCTGAAAGCTCATATAAGTATAAAAGCTGAAGAAAAAGGCTTATTGTTCAATATTTCACCGATCTTTCCGCTTCCCTCGTTTTTCGTCTCAGACCCTACTCGCGTCAAACAGATACTGTTTAATCTGGCCAGTAACGCCGTAAAGTTTACCCGGCATGGCTCGGTTAACATTTTAATACGCTACGAAGAGGAGTCCGATACACTCTATTTTGAAGTTAAAGATACAGGCATTGGTCTAACGCCAGAGCAAAAGAAACGCGTCTTTGAGCCCTTTGTTCAAGCTGACAGCTCAACCACTCGCAAATACGGCGGCACGGGCTTGGGGCTCTATATCTCAAAGCAGCTGGCCAGTTTGCTCAATGGAGAGCTCTACGTTGACAGTCAGCCAGGTTTAGGGAGCGAGTTTGTGCTGGCCATACATCCGGGCAACTTGTCTGACGCGACATGGTTTCAAAATAAAATTGACCTTGAGAACGAGATGCGTGCAGATGAGTACGCGGGTGAACAAATCGACAAAACCAAGCTGGAAGGCAAAGTGCTGGTTGCAGAAGATAACCTCGAAAACCAGAAGCTGATCACCCATATTCTGAAAAGAATGGGCGTCGACATCACCATCGTCAGTAATGGTATTGAAGCGCTTGAGAAAGTTGCAGAAACTGAGGTTGATTTAATTCTTCTAGACATTCAAATGCCCGAAATGGGCGGCGAAGAGGCGGCCGCTCAACTTAAAGCGCAAGGCTGCAACATTCCTATCATCGCCCTCACCGCCAACGTAATGCAACACCAGCTTAAGCGCTACCGGGATATCGGCTTTGTTAATTTTATTGCCAAGCCCTTCGACCGGAAGTATTTCTATCACGTATTGAAGCAGTACCTGCCAGAAAAGCCATACCAACTCAAAGGCCATGTATTGATTGCCGATGACAACCCGGTAAATTTAAAACTGCTTAAGCGGCAAGTTGAAAAAATGAGCGAAAGTATTGAGGTCATGGCGGTAGAAGACGGCGCACAAGCGATAGAGCAAACCAGCTATCACTCATTTGACCTGATTCTACTGGATATGGAAATGCCCATAATGGGAGGTATAGACGCCCTAACCACACTGCGAAGTGGCGGGAACAATGCGCCTGTTTATATGGTAACAGGCAATACCTCGCCAGAAGATGTATCATACTGCACCTCCATGGGGGCAACGGGGCACCTGGCAAAACCCATCGACCGGCAAAAGCTGGAACAAATCTGCTCAAATCACTTGAGGCTAAATTGA
- a CDS encoding prepilin-type N-terminal cleavage/methylation domain-containing protein, translating to MILHRNTNTRLSTGFTLIELVVVIAILSILSMFALSRYSDLRAEAELGNANYIAGSLKVGVDTVRLVFRAAGHSTRVQNLAGYGDGTVDTNNIGYPIGTTKGNGNENIGIGNAGCVGVWQGILDAPPSVSTTNGADYRSYRHTGNKVCSYVYRAGGDTGNRNSAQLVIRYDSRDGTVDVCGRRADIANC from the coding sequence TTGATACTACACCGCAATACAAATACCCGCCTCAGTACTGGGTTCACGCTAATCGAACTCGTCGTCGTTATCGCCATACTCTCTATTCTAAGTATGTTCGCACTGTCCCGATATTCAGACTTAAGAGCAGAGGCCGAACTCGGCAACGCAAACTATATCGCTGGTTCACTGAAGGTAGGTGTTGATACCGTTAGGCTTGTCTTTAGAGCTGCTGGGCATTCGACGCGCGTACAAAACTTAGCAGGGTATGGTGACGGTACCGTTGACACGAATAATATCGGCTACCCGATTGGCACGACAAAAGGCAATGGCAACGAAAATATAGGCATCGGCAATGCCGGGTGCGTGGGAGTCTGGCAAGGGATACTTGATGCCCCTCCTTCCGTATCCACAACCAATGGCGCAGACTACCGGTCTTATCGACATACTGGCAATAAAGTCTGTAGCTATGTCTATCGTGCCGGTGGTGACACCGGTAACCGAAACAGCGCTCAGCTAGTGATACGTTACGACTCACGGGATGGAACGGTTGATGTTTGTGGACGCAGAGCGGATATTGCCAATTGCTAG
- a CDS encoding RHS repeat-associated core domain-containing protein, giving the protein MKLLNTLIWFVIGLSSAIVQAAPVTLSIHTDALGSPVAATDQKGDMVWKEEYKPFGERIIKDNKADSQKRWFTGHVQDKDTGLVYMGARFYDPSIGRFLTPDPVGFSPNAPMMFNRYAYANNNPYKYIDPDGRNAVTAFGGLLVESFNWASGNGFNGSQVWGALQDGYDGNGSGAWRAAGEDALSFGGGVIGAAAKIYRLAKASKVASQAGGSIRNVNKIGGKQNCANCAIATDATLAGNPASALNSGLTNKMEVAAHFGQKFGSMTSLTRVEAQMAKAGNGTRGVIFAAREGKPGHFFNVVNQNGTVRFLDGQTGKVFSSQGQNFIGYQLLKTN; this is encoded by the coding sequence ATGAAACTACTAAATACCCTTATATGGTTTGTTATTGGGTTAAGCAGTGCCATCGTGCAAGCGGCACCTGTGACCCTGTCTATTCACACTGACGCATTGGGCTCGCCTGTTGCGGCGACTGATCAAAAGGGAGACATGGTCTGGAAAGAAGAGTACAAACCGTTCGGTGAACGGATTATTAAGGATAATAAAGCGGATAGCCAAAAACGCTGGTTTACAGGCCATGTACAAGATAAGGATACAGGACTGGTTTACATGGGCGCGCGCTTTTATGACCCGTCGATAGGGCGTTTCTTAACGCCAGACCCAGTTGGGTTTAGTCCGAATGCACCGATGATGTTTAACCGATATGCTTATGCGAATAATAACCCGTACAAGTATATTGACCCTGATGGAAGAAATGCTGTAACCGCCTTTGGAGGATTATTGGTAGAGTCTTTCAACTGGGCAAGTGGCAATGGGTTTAATGGCTCCCAAGTATGGGGGGCGTTGCAAGACGGTTATGATGGAAATGGTTCAGGGGCATGGAGAGCTGCAGGAGAAGATGCGCTCTCTTTTGGCGGTGGTGTTATAGGTGCAGCTGCTAAGATATACCGACTAGCTAAAGCAAGTAAGGTTGCAAGTCAAGCGGGAGGCTCGATCCGAAATGTTAACAAGATCGGCGGAAAGCAAAATTGTGCGAATTGTGCCATAGCTACTGATGCTACCCTAGCAGGCAACCCTGCATCAGCGTTGAACAGTGGTTTAACTAATAAGATGGAAGTTGCTGCTCATTTTGGACAAAAGTTCGGAAGCATGACCAGCTTAACGAGAGTAGAGGCACAAATGGCAAAAGCAGGTAACGGCACAAGAGGAGTTATCTTTGCTGCCCGAGAAGGAAAGCCTGGTCACTTTTTCAATGTGGTTAATCAGAATGGAACAGTTCGTTTTCTTGACGGCCAAACAGGAAAGGTCTTTTCTTCGCAAGGCCAAAATTTTATCGGCTATCAATTGTTAAAAACGAATTAA
- a CDS encoding IS3 family transposase (programmed frameshift): MNTRKKYSQEFKLDAISLVLDQGYTRTEAARSLGISAQVLGRWIKEYQNDSGNAFRGNGKLTPEQDEIRKLKAQVKRLEMEKEIFKKGDGLLCQRNEVKYGFITQHKKAWPVDLMCQLFGVKRNCYYSFTKRKLSQPDDPNHQEMLDWITDIAESSDHTYGERRMKKALNILGYPVSRAKTKKLMDKAGVKVRHKKKFKVTTNSNHKKPVYPNRLKREFDVAQPNQAYVADITYIWTQEGWLYLAVVIDLFSRKVVGWSMSSRMKASLVCDALTMAIWQRHPKAGLIHHSDRGSQYACDAFRTLLDQHDIQGSMSRKGDCWDNAVVESFFGSLKQERIQWRSYQTRYEAQQDILDYISMFYNSRRLHSYLGYMSPNEYEAQEIELKEVS; encoded by the exons TTGAATACACGAAAAAAATATTCCCAAGAATTTAAATTGGATGCGATTAGCCTAGTGCTTGATCAAGGCTACACAAGAACAGAGGCTGCCCGTAGCTTGGGTATTAGCGCACAAGTACTGGGGCGATGGATAAAAGAGTATCAAAACGATTCAGGTAATGCTTTCAGAGGCAACGGTAAGCTCACGCCAGAGCAAGATGAAATCAGAAAGCTTAAGGCGCAAGTAAAGCGCCTAGAAATGGAAAAGGAAATAT TTAAAAAAGGCGACGGTCTTCTTTGCCAAAGAAACGAAGTGAAGTACGGCTTTATCACTCAACATAAGAAGGCCTGGCCGGTTGACCTGATGTGTCAGCTATTTGGAGTGAAACGAAACTGTTATTACAGCTTTACCAAGCGGAAGCTTAGTCAACCAGATGACCCAAATCACCAGGAAATGCTTGATTGGATAACAGATATAGCAGAATCCAGCGATCATACCTATGGTGAACGCAGGATGAAGAAAGCATTGAATATACTAGGTTATCCAGTAAGCCGAGCTAAAACAAAAAAACTAATGGATAAGGCTGGAGTGAAGGTGCGCCACAAGAAGAAATTCAAAGTGACCACCAATAGCAATCACAAGAAGCCTGTTTATCCAAATCGCTTAAAGCGAGAGTTTGATGTTGCTCAGCCTAATCAGGCGTACGTCGCAGATATTACGTATATCTGGACGCAAGAAGGCTGGTTGTACCTTGCGGTTGTTATCGACTTGTTCTCAAGAAAAGTCGTTGGCTGGAGCATGAGTTCACGCATGAAAGCGAGCTTGGTTTGTGACGCGCTTACTATGGCGATTTGGCAACGACATCCGAAAGCAGGCTTGATTCATCACTCGGATAGAGGCTCTCAATATGCCTGTGATGCTTTTAGAACGTTGCTGGATCAACACGACATTCAAGGCAGCATGAGCCGTAAGGGAGATTGCTGGGATAACGCCGTTGTTGAAAGCTTCTTTGGTAGTCTGAAGCAAGAGCGCATTCAATGGCGAAGCTATCAGACTCGCTATGAAGCACAGCAGGATATCTTGGATTATATATCCATGTTTTATAACAGCCGCAGGCTTCATTCATACTTGGGCTACATGAGCCCGAATGAATACGAAGCTCAGGAAATTGAATTGAAAGAAGTGTCTTAA
- a CDS encoding DUF7660 family protein, translating into MKSKLVNELDNVLTKEDFSKFIISMIADFKDHSDDWENQDLPSFLEAVSGWVEDMDGFYENQGKEFPGDINWKIFADIFYAARIYE; encoded by the coding sequence ATGAAATCAAAACTAGTAAATGAGCTTGATAATGTATTAACAAAGGAGGATTTTTCTAAGTTTATTATAAGTATGATCGCTGACTTTAAAGATCATTCTGATGACTGGGAAAATCAGGACTTACCAAGCTTTTTAGAGGCCGTATCTGGATGGGTTGAAGACATGGACGGTTTCTATGAGAACCAAGGAAAAGAGTTTCCCGGTGATATAAACTGGAAAATCTTTGCTGATATTTTTTATGCTGCAAGAATTTACGAATAA
- a CDS encoding DUF2247 family protein, which translates to MEYLASLLTYNFVSSLVKVSWREILLAVQRQFVSREFAIQAAMVELELLDEYPDQLLDLASLDKTNDIHPYIDELASMEQELDEEACSRKWLFLILAWVYEHRESYSDPLGVVEQVYADFDYPEAIEGFVRYMPSEEPDLGSTEKNVARLFEKWGAFLEIEKESYK; encoded by the coding sequence ATGGAATATTTAGCTAGCCTACTTACGTATAACTTTGTGTCATCTCTAGTAAAGGTATCTTGGCGAGAAATTTTGCTTGCTGTTCAAAGGCAGTTTGTATCCCGAGAGTTTGCGATTCAAGCTGCAATGGTCGAGCTCGAATTACTTGATGAATACCCAGATCAATTGTTAGATCTTGCGTCGCTTGATAAAACCAATGATATTCACCCATATATTGATGAGCTTGCTTCAATGGAGCAGGAGCTGGATGAAGAGGCATGTTCGAGAAAATGGTTATTTCTAATTTTAGCTTGGGTATATGAACACCGAGAAAGCTATTCTGATCCATTGGGCGTGGTAGAACAGGTTTATGCAGATTTTGATTATCCTGAAGCTATAGAGGGCTTTGTGAGATACATGCCCTCTGAAGAGCCTGATCTCGGTTCTACTGAAAAAAACGTAGCACGTTTATTTGAGAAGTGGGGAGCTTTCTTAGAGATTGAAAAAGAGAGTTATAAATAG
- a CDS encoding RHS repeat-associated core domain-containing protein, with the protein MVWKEEYRPFGERIIKDNKADSQKRWFTGHVQDKDTGLVYMGARFYDPTIGRFLTPDPVGFSSNAPMMFNRYAYANNNPYKYVDPDGRNAVTAFGGLLVESFNWASGNGFNGSQVWGALQDGYDGNGSGAWRAAGEDALSFGGGVIGAAAKIYRLAKAGKVTKAAAHGFKNAGEFAKFGKTLNSGLADAGFGGTKALLQGSAVTGKSFRTGKAFDAGRVSDFDIALAGPEILARAKQLGIGLRSGGTRTGPLSAAQVQQLGLGGMQSTLSKSAGRPVNFMIYGDAGAAAARSPSIGF; encoded by the coding sequence GTGGTCTGGAAAGAAGAGTACAGACCGTTCGGTGAACGGATTATTAAGGATAATAAAGCGGATAGCCAGAAACGCTGGTTTACAGGCCATGTACAGGATAAGGATACAGGCTTAGTTTATATGGGCGCGCGCTTTTATGACCCGACGATAGGGCGTTTCTTAACGCCAGACCCTGTAGGGTTTAGCTCGAATGCACCTATGATGTTTAACCGATATGCTTATGCAAACAATAATCCGTATAAGTATGTTGACCCTGATGGAAGAAATGCTGTAACCGCCTTTGGAGGATTATTGGTAGAGTCTTTCAACTGGGCTAGTGGCAATGGGTTTAATGGCTCCCAAGTATGGGGGGCGTTGCAAGACGGTTATGATGGTAATGGTTCAGGGGCATGGAGAGCCGCAGGAGAAGATGCGCTCTCTTTTGGCGGTGGCGTTATAGGTGCAGCTGCTAAGATATACCGACTAGCTAAGGCAGGTAAGGTTACAAAGGCAGCAGCTCACGGCTTTAAGAACGCAGGTGAATTTGCAAAGTTTGGCAAAACTCTAAATTCAGGATTAGCTGATGCGGGTTTTGGTGGTACGAAAGCGTTGTTGCAAGGAAGTGCAGTTACGGGCAAAAGCTTTAGGACGGGCAAAGCATTTGACGCTGGTAGGGTGAGCGACTTCGATATAGCTCTTGCAGGACCAGAAATACTTGCCAGAGCTAAACAGCTTGGTATTGGGCTGAGATCAGGTGGAACTAGAACTGGGCCACTTTCTGCTGCTCAAGTTCAGCAATTGGGACTAGGTGGTATGCAGTCCACTTTATCAAAATCAGCTGGTCGTCCAGTAAACTTTATGATTTATGGTGATGCTGGAGCTGCTGCGGCCAGATCTCCGAGCATAGGATTCTAG
- a CDS encoding RHS repeat domain-containing protein: MKLLNTLIWFVIGLSSAIVQAAPVTLSIHTDALGSPIAATDQKGDVVWKEEYRPFGERIIKDNKADSQKRWFTGHVQDKDTGLVYMGARFYDPSIGRFLTPDPVGFSPNAPMMFNRYAYANNNPYKYTDPDGRSPENLFISDYSAYQELRGAQLGIDSSTKAGALSIAKIDQREAAMELVGAGIGAGVGKLAGAFSRITRSGDTRVGRWMSSDELANMKKTGQVQEGSGGMTFVANSGPSSFSKQAKPGSNYVEFDVPSNSLLQGGKTDWLKTLGSNAPKSQLFKLNKQGGEVNPPFRNLSDVIETK, translated from the coding sequence ATGAAACTACTAAATACCCTTATATGGTTTGTTATTGGGTTAAGCAGTGCCATCGTGCAAGCGGCACCTGTGACCCTGTCTATTCACACTGACGCATTGGGTTCGCCTATTGCGGCGACTGATCAAAAGGGAGATGTAGTCTGGAAAGAAGAGTACAGACCGTTCGGTGAACGGATTATTAAGGATAATAAAGCGGATAGCCAAAAACGCTGGTTTACAGGCCATGTACAAGATAAGGATACAGGACTGGTTTACATGGGGGCGCGCTTTTATGACCCGTCGATAGGGCGTTTCTTAACGCCAGACCCTGTTGGGTTTAGTCCGAATGCACCGATGATGTTTAACCGATATGCTTATGCGAATAATAACCCGTATAAGTATACTGACCCAGATGGCCGGTCGCCGGAAAATTTGTTTATATCAGATTACTCGGCCTATCAAGAGTTACGGGGGGCTCAGCTTGGAATTGATTCAAGCACAAAAGCAGGTGCTTTATCTATTGCGAAAATAGACCAGCGCGAAGCAGCAATGGAACTTGTTGGCGCAGGCATTGGGGCGGGAGTTGGAAAACTTGCAGGTGCTTTTTCCAGAATTACAAGAAGTGGAGATACTCGCGTTGGTCGTTGGATGTCCTCTGATGAACTAGCAAATATGAAAAAGACTGGTCAAGTTCAAGAAGGAAGTGGTGGCATGACTTTTGTTGCTAACTCTGGCCCATCGTCATTTAGTAAGCAGGCAAAACCTGGTAGTAATTATGTGGAGTTTGATGTTCCTTCCAATAGTTTATTACAGGGTGGAAAAACAGATTGGCTTAAAACGCTTGGCTCTAACGCTCCAAAATCACAACTATTTAAATTGAATAAGCAAGGTGGAGAAGTTAACCCGCCTTTCCGTAATCTTTCAGATGTGATTGAAACGAAGTAG